A part of Campylobacter concisus genomic DNA contains:
- the thrB gene encoding homoserine kinase — MNILVPATSANLGPGFDALGLSLKLFNSVKIEPAKFSSVSINGEGSGSVNLKRNNIFLSIFNEIFFELTGKNENFRVVFENNIPFSRGLGSSSAVIVGAIASAYEMAGFKASKETVLNKAIIYENHPDNISPAVHGGFISAIVKNGNVYANKINLSDEIKAVVVIPNKPMSTSSSRQILPKNYTMKECVNNLSHAAFLTSCFYEKKYDLLKIASKDLMHEERRMHALEELFEVRKVAYENGALMSTLSGSGSSFLNIAYKDDAKNLQDILKSKFSDFRVEVFSFDNDGYEITQS, encoded by the coding sequence TTGAATATCTTAGTCCCTGCAACAAGTGCGAATTTGGGTCCTGGTTTCGATGCTTTGGGGCTTAGTCTGAAGCTTTTTAATAGCGTGAAAATCGAGCCAGCAAAATTTAGCTCAGTATCGATAAACGGCGAAGGCAGTGGAAGTGTAAATTTAAAGAGAAATAATATATTCTTAAGTATTTTTAATGAAATTTTTTTTGAGCTAACTGGTAAAAATGAAAATTTTAGAGTCGTTTTTGAAAATAATATCCCATTTTCAAGGGGGCTTGGCAGTAGCTCCGCTGTTATCGTTGGAGCCATTGCTTCAGCCTACGAAATGGCTGGCTTTAAGGCAAGCAAAGAGACAGTTTTAAATAAAGCTATCATCTATGAAAACCATCCTGATAATATCTCGCCAGCAGTTCACGGCGGATTTATCAGTGCGATCGTAAAAAATGGTAATGTTTACGCAAATAAAATAAATTTAAGTGACGAGATAAAGGCAGTAGTTGTTATCCCAAATAAACCAATGAGTACATCCTCGTCAAGACAAATTTTACCAAAGAACTATACGATGAAAGAATGCGTAAATAACTTATCTCATGCCGCTTTTTTAACGTCTTGTTTTTATGAAAAAAAGTATGATCTCTTAAAAATAGCAAGCAAAGATTTGATGCATGAAGAGCGTAGAATGCATGCTTTAGAAGAGCTTTTTGAAGTTAGAAAAGTAGCTTATGAAAATGGTGCTTTAATGAGCACGCTTTCAGGCTCAGGCTCAAGCTTTTTAAATATCGCTTACAAAGATGATGCTAAAAATTTACAAGATATTTTAAAGAGTAAATTTAGTGATTTTAGGGTTGAGGTTTTTTCATTTGATAACGATGGATACGAAATTACGCAAAGCTAA
- the infB gene encoding translation initiation factor IF-2, producing the protein MSNVRISEIANELGYPSKEIVEKAQELGLKVKTHSNAVSLEEAEAIYEYVQTGVIPDKFKKKKSEPKPKKEPKKEVEKEPVKKEEKQKSESKKATTKTESKSVKAEPKKEAQILEEKQKIEPKKEEIKVEQKQVEAPRPKESLADVTQKRRGLVIVKKKKDYETPIATKEEKKPEPSIANISDFKSMFSANDENLAKKKKKDKKVVVASKKDSAQKMDLLDGSDFGDIVLEDEDVVVLPDFSFKTPAPAPAQKTKQPNVMRTTVNNTINSFGEGGIQRRARKKHKKPENKQNNEAVTSINIPKEIRVYEFAEKLNKQPSEIIGKLFMLGMMTTKNDFLDEDAIEILADEFNVEVNIIDDQKEFDYVAAYEEEIKDDENLQPRAPVITIMGHVDHGKTSLLDYIRKSRVAAGEAGGITQHVGAYMVNKNGKNITFIDTPGHEAFTAMRARGAGVTDIVIIVVAADDGVKPQTKEAVSHAKAAGVPIIIAINKMDKESANPDLVKTGLAELDIMPTEWGGKYEFVPISAKTGMGIDDLLEIVLLQADLLELKANPKANAKATVIESSLQKGRGPVATIIVENGTLHVGDTVVAGVAYGKIRSLLDDQGKPLQDIKPGECGVIVGLSEIAEAGETLIGVKTDKEAREYAQKKAEYIRQKELSKSTKVSIDELSAKIAEGELKTLPVIIKADVGGSLEALKASLEKLANDEIRVNVIHSGVGGITQSDVALASASEDCIILGFNIRPTGEIKEKAKENGVEIKTYNVIYNLIDDVKAILGGLMSPIIREEQLGQAQVRQVIHVPKVGAIAGCIVTEGTINRGAKIRLIREGVVVYEGSVSSLKRFKDDVKEVAKGYECGVGIENFNDIRENDYIESFKEVKEKATL; encoded by the coding sequence ATGAGCAATGTTAGGATTTCAGAGATCGCAAACGAGCTTGGCTATCCAAGTAAAGAGATAGTAGAAAAAGCTCAAGAGTTAGGATTAAAAGTCAAAACTCACTCAAATGCAGTTAGCCTTGAAGAGGCCGAAGCTATATATGAATATGTTCAAACTGGCGTGATACCAGATAAATTTAAAAAGAAAAAGAGTGAACCTAAACCAAAAAAAGAGCCTAAAAAAGAAGTAGAAAAAGAGCCAGTAAAAAAAGAAGAAAAACAAAAAAGTGAATCTAAAAAAGCTACTACTAAAACTGAGTCAAAGTCGGTAAAAGCTGAGCCTAAGAAAGAGGCACAAATTTTAGAAGAAAAACAAAAAATTGAGCCTAAAAAAGAAGAAATCAAAGTAGAGCAAAAACAAGTCGAAGCTCCAAGGCCAAAAGAGAGCTTGGCTGATGTGACTCAAAAAAGACGTGGCCTTGTGATAGTAAAAAAGAAAAAAGATTATGAAACGCCAATTGCTACAAAAGAAGAGAAAAAGCCTGAACCAAGCATAGCTAATATAAGCGATTTTAAAAGTATGTTTTCAGCAAATGATGAAAATTTAGCTAAGAAAAAGAAAAAAGATAAAAAAGTAGTTGTTGCAAGTAAAAAGGATAGCGCCCAGAAGATGGATCTGCTTGACGGAAGTGATTTTGGTGACATAGTGCTAGAAGATGAAGATGTAGTTGTTCTTCCTGATTTTAGTTTTAAAACTCCGGCACCAGCACCAGCTCAAAAGACAAAACAGCCAAATGTTATGAGAACTACGGTCAATAATACAATAAATTCTTTTGGCGAGGGCGGCATTCAAAGAAGAGCTAGAAAAAAACACAAAAAGCCTGAAAATAAACAAAATAATGAAGCTGTGACGTCTATAAATATTCCAAAAGAAATTCGTGTTTATGAATTTGCTGAAAAGCTAAACAAACAGCCAAGCGAGATCATTGGTAAGCTTTTCATGCTTGGCATGATGACAACAAAAAATGACTTTTTGGATGAAGATGCGATAGAAATTTTGGCTGATGAGTTTAATGTAGAGGTTAATATCATCGATGATCAAAAAGAATTTGACTACGTAGCAGCCTATGAAGAAGAGATAAAAGACGATGAAAATCTCCAGCCAAGAGCACCAGTCATAACCATCATGGGTCACGTTGATCATGGTAAAACTTCATTGCTTGATTACATAAGAAAATCACGTGTAGCAGCAGGAGAGGCCGGTGGTATCACTCAGCATGTTGGTGCTTATATGGTAAATAAAAACGGCAAAAACATCACATTTATTGACACCCCAGGTCACGAAGCATTTACTGCTATGCGTGCAAGAGGTGCTGGTGTAACTGATATAGTTATCATTGTTGTTGCAGCAGATGATGGCGTAAAACCACAAACAAAAGAGGCGGTCAGCCACGCAAAAGCTGCTGGTGTACCAATAATCATCGCTATAAACAAAATGGATAAAGAGTCAGCAAATCCTGACCTAGTAAAGACTGGTCTTGCCGAGCTTGATATCATGCCAACAGAGTGGGGTGGAAAATATGAATTTGTGCCAATCTCTGCAAAAACAGGCATGGGTATAGATGATCTGCTTGAGATCGTACTTTTACAAGCTGACCTTTTAGAGCTAAAAGCAAATCCAAAGGCAAATGCAAAAGCAACTGTCATCGAGAGCTCACTTCAAAAAGGTCGTGGCCCAGTCGCTACTATCATCGTTGAAAATGGCACGCTTCATGTTGGAGATACTGTCGTAGCTGGTGTTGCATATGGAAAGATAAGAAGCTTGCTTGATGACCAAGGTAAGCCTTTGCAAGATATAAAACCAGGCGAATGCGGTGTTATAGTAGGTCTTAGCGAGATAGCAGAGGCAGGCGAGACATTAATAGGCGTAAAAACTGACAAAGAGGCTCGTGAATATGCGCAGAAAAAGGCTGAATATATCCGCCAAAAAGAGCTTAGCAAGAGCACAAAAGTTAGTATTGACGAGCTTAGTGCTAAGATCGCTGAGGGTGAGTTAAAGACGCTTCCAGTTATTATTAAAGCTGACGTTGGTGGCTCACTTGAGGCGCTAAAAGCAAGTCTAGAAAAACTAGCAAATGATGAGATCAGGGTAAATGTCATCCACTCAGGCGTTGGCGGCATCACACAAAGCGATGTAGCACTTGCTAGTGCGAGCGAAGACTGTATAATCCTTGGTTTTAACATAAGACCAACTGGCGAGATAAAAGAAAAGGCAAAAGAGAATGGCGTTGAAATTAAAACTTATAACGTTATTTATAATTTAATTGACGACGTGAAGGCAATTTTAGGTGGATTAATGTCACCGATAATTAGAGAAGAGCAGCTTGGTCAAGCTCAGGTTCGTCAAGTGATCCATGTGCCAAAAGTTGGTGCTATCGCTGGATGTATCGTTACTGAAGGCACGATAAACAGAGGTGCAAAAATTCGCCTTATTAGAGAAGGTGTGGTCGTTTACGAGGGCTCGGTAAGCTCATTAAAACGCTTCAAAGATGACGTCAAAGAGGTTGCTAAAGGTTATGAGTGTGGCGTTGGTATCGAAAATTTCAACGATATTAGAGAAAATGACTATATCGAAAGCTTCAAAGAAGTCAAGGAGAAAGCTACTCTATGA
- the rbfA gene encoding 30S ribosome-binding factor RbfA has translation MNANEIKRMRTESVLKELIPEALATLEDSILKGLCVTDVECKKGRYDAFVYLDKMAFDEREQEYILGHLKRVCRHLQNHCMAAEGWYRCPNFHFKFDDRLEYQNHMDKLFDKISKDLNKNG, from the coding sequence ATGAACGCTAACGAGATAAAGCGTATGAGAACAGAGAGTGTGCTAAAAGAGCTCATCCCAGAGGCTTTAGCTACTCTTGAAGATAGCATTTTAAAGGGGCTTTGTGTCACTGATGTCGAGTGTAAAAAGGGCAGATACGACGCCTTTGTTTATCTTGATAAGATGGCTTTTGATGAGCGTGAACAAGAGTATATTTTGGGACATTTAAAGCGAGTTTGCAGGCATTTGCAAAACCACTGCATGGCAGCTGAGGGCTGGTACAGATGCCCAAATTTTCACTTTAAATTTGATGATAGATTAGAGTATCAAAACCATATGGATAAGTTGTTTGATAAAATTTCAAAGGATTTAAACAAAAATGGATAA
- the rimP gene encoding ribosome maturation factor RimP, producing MDNLDKLVGECGVELYDSEIANENGRAIFRVYITKNGGVSLDDCEKVSRLLSPIFDVTPPVSGDYNLEVSSPGLERKLSKPSHFKASVGELVKVQTEAEKFAGRLVKADEESIAVENEEGIFEINISEIKKAKTYLEW from the coding sequence ATGGATAATTTAGACAAACTAGTAGGCGAATGCGGTGTCGAGCTTTACGACAGCGAGATCGCAAATGAAAATGGCAGGGCTATTTTTAGAGTTTATATCACAAAAAATGGTGGAGTTAGCCTAGATGACTGTGAAAAAGTAAGCCGTCTACTCTCGCCTATTTTTGATGTGACACCGCCAGTTAGCGGGGATTATAATCTCGAAGTTAGCTCACCTGGTCTTGAGAGAAAGCTTAGCAAGCCATCTCACTTTAAAGCGAGCGTTGGTGAGCTAGTTAAAGTTCAAACCGAGGCTGAGAAATTTGCAGGAAGGCTCGTAAAAGCGGACGAAGAGAGCATCGCAGTTGAAAACGAAGAGGGAATTTTTGAAATTAACATCAGTGAGATAAAAAAAGCAAAAACATATTTGGAGTGGTAA
- a CDS encoding formate--tetrahydrofolate ligase encodes MLSDIEITHQTKLEHISKVAAKLGLNEDELELYGKFKAKISPRLEPSNSKLILVTATNPTPYGEGKTTMSIGLADALNSLNKKVCLALREPSLGPVFGIKGGAAGGGYSQLAPMEDLNLHFTGDFHAITSANNLISAMIDNSLYQENPLKIEKILWKRCMDMNDRALRFITVGQGGRTDGVPREDGFNITAASEIMAVLCLATSLSDLKERVANIIVAYDSDKKPIYVRDLGCQDAVCILLKDAIKPNLFQTLEHTPTLVHGGPFANIAHGCNSVIATKTALNLADYVITEAGFGSELGAEKFLDIKCRVADIRPSAVVLVSTIRSLKYNGEANKDEITKPDMNALKKGIENLGGHIENLKGKFGQNVVVALNKFGFDTDEEINFVKGYCRELGVEVAVCENFLKGGKGALELAELVLKACDKPSKINFTYEMSDDTKTKIEKVAKEIYGAGEVVFEDAALKKLEMIKELNLSHLPVCIAKTQYSFSDDAKLLGRAKGFTFSVKDLDIRTGAGFIVAVCGKIMLMPGLPKVPAAVNMKIDANGKIDGLS; translated from the coding sequence ATGCTAAGCGATATCGAGATAACTCACCAAACAAAACTTGAACACATCAGTAAAGTTGCCGCAAAACTAGGCTTAAACGAAGACGAGCTTGAGCTTTACGGCAAATTTAAGGCTAAAATCTCCCCTAGACTTGAGCCATCAAACTCAAAGCTCATCTTAGTCACCGCGACTAACCCAACCCCATACGGCGAGGGCAAAACGACTATGTCGATCGGTCTAGCTGACGCACTAAATTCACTTAATAAAAAGGTTTGCCTAGCACTTCGCGAGCCATCTTTGGGGCCAGTTTTTGGCATAAAGGGTGGAGCAGCAGGTGGTGGCTACTCGCAGCTTGCGCCGATGGAGGATCTAAATTTACACTTCACTGGCGATTTTCATGCTATAACATCAGCAAATAACCTTATTTCAGCGATGATAGATAATAGCCTCTATCAAGAAAACCCACTAAAAATAGAGAAAATTTTATGGAAGCGCTGTATGGATATGAACGATCGCGCGCTTAGATTTATCACTGTGGGACAAGGCGGCAGGACAGATGGCGTACCAAGAGAAGATGGCTTTAATATAACCGCCGCAAGCGAGATCATGGCTGTGCTTTGTCTAGCCACAAGCTTATCAGATCTAAAAGAACGCGTGGCAAATATTATAGTCGCCTATGATAGCGACAAAAAGCCTATCTATGTACGCGATCTTGGCTGCCAGGACGCTGTTTGTATACTTTTAAAAGATGCGATCAAGCCAAATTTATTTCAAACGCTTGAACACACACCTACGCTCGTGCATGGTGGCCCATTTGCAAATATCGCGCATGGCTGCAACTCCGTTATCGCAACAAAAACAGCTCTAAATTTAGCTGACTACGTCATCACTGAAGCTGGCTTTGGCTCTGAACTTGGCGCGGAGAAATTTTTAGATATAAAATGCAGGGTTGCTGATATCAGGCCAAGCGCTGTGGTGCTTGTAAGTACGATCAGATCACTAAAATATAACGGCGAAGCAAATAAAGATGAGATCACAAAACCAGATATGAATGCCCTTAAAAAAGGTATCGAAAACCTTGGCGGACACATCGAAAATTTAAAAGGTAAATTTGGTCAAAACGTAGTTGTGGCGCTTAATAAATTTGGCTTTGACACAGATGAAGAGATAAATTTTGTAAAAGGGTATTGCCGTGAGCTTGGTGTAGAAGTGGCAGTTTGTGAGAATTTCTTAAAAGGTGGTAAAGGTGCGCTTGAGCTTGCTGAGCTAGTTTTAAAGGCGTGTGACAAGCCAAGCAAGATAAATTTTACATACGAGATGAGCGACGATACAAAAACCAAAATAGAAAAGGTCGCTAAGGAAATTTATGGAGCTGGCGAGGTGGTCTTTGAGGATGCTGCGCTTAAAAAGCTTGAGATGATAAAAGAGCTAAATTTGAGCCATTTGCCAGTTTGTATCGCAAAAACTCAGTATTCATTTAGCGACGATGCGAAGCTTTTGGGCAGAGCAAAGGGCTTTACATTTAGTGTAAAAGACCTTGACATTAGAACCGGGGCTGGCTTTATCGTCGCAGTTTGCGGTAAGATCATGCTAATGCCAGGACTTCCAAAAGTGCCAGCTGCTGTCAATATGAAGATAGATGCCAACGGCAAGATCGACGGCTTATCGTAA
- the ribD gene encoding bifunctional diaminohydroxyphosphoribosylaminopyrimidine deaminase/5-amino-6-(5-phosphoribosylamino)uracil reductase RibD, producing MNDEFYMDLALSEAWKFQILTYPNPAVGCLILDENGQILSCKAHEKAGFLHAEPTAILFALCKKSEKFKDDFIKAYNDKFSSNIKEGEIGLLEPKFTYEFILKNHSNLLKNAKAYVTLEPCLHHGKTPPCAILLKELGFREVIIGSHDENKIASGGGNLLQSAGLKVKFGVLKERCDKLLEPFLAYQNGGFSFLKIALSKNGVASGGIITNELSRTHVHKLRSVIDTLVIGGNTVRIDRPKLDSRLVSGGKNPDVIIYSRSDKFDKTIPLFSVPDRKVSIQKELSLKGLSMFEGAGEFLKLAKDGKLANVKWLLIYQSSNFKDGKNLSLDLNLKPLFSGNFGDDSYTWYEILD from the coding sequence ATGAACGACGAATTTTACATGGATCTTGCTTTAAGCGAGGCTTGGAAATTTCAAATATTAACCTATCCAAATCCAGCCGTTGGATGCCTTATCCTTGATGAAAATGGTCAAATTTTATCTTGTAAGGCTCATGAAAAAGCTGGATTTTTACACGCTGAACCGACAGCGATACTCTTTGCGCTTTGCAAAAAAAGTGAAAAATTTAAAGATGATTTTATAAAAGCTTATAACGATAAATTTAGCTCTAATATAAAAGAGGGCGAAATTGGCCTTTTGGAGCCAAAATTTACCTATGAATTTATACTAAAAAATCACTCAAATTTACTAAAAAATGCAAAAGCTTACGTCACTCTTGAGCCTTGCTTACATCATGGTAAAACGCCACCTTGTGCAATTTTGCTAAAAGAGCTTGGTTTTAGAGAGGTGATAATAGGTAGCCACGATGAAAATAAAATCGCAAGTGGTGGTGGAAATTTACTTCAAAGTGCTGGGCTGAAAGTTAAATTTGGCGTTTTAAAAGAGCGTTGCGATAAGCTACTTGAGCCATTTTTGGCCTATCAAAATGGTGGTTTTAGTTTTTTAAAAATCGCTCTTAGTAAAAACGGCGTGGCAAGTGGTGGCATCATCACAAACGAGCTTAGCCGCACGCATGTCCATAAACTAAGAAGCGTCATAGATACGCTAGTGATCGGCGGCAACACAGTGCGAATAGACCGGCCAAAGCTTGATAGTAGGCTAGTAAGTGGTGGCAAAAATCCAGATGTCATAATCTACTCAAGAAGTGATAAATTTGATAAGACAATACCACTTTTTAGCGTACCAGATCGCAAAGTTAGCATTCAAAAAGAGCTTAGTTTAAAAGGACTTAGTATGTTTGAAGGCGCTGGTGAGTTTTTAAAACTTGCAAAAGATGGCAAGTTAGCAAACGTGAAATGGCTGCTTATCTATCAAAGCTCAAATTTTAAGGATGGTAAAAACCTGAGCCTTGATCTAAATTTAAAACCACTATTTAGTGGAAATTTTGGAGACGATAGCTACACCTGGTATGAAATTTTGGATTAA
- a CDS encoding VIT1/CCC1 transporter family protein — MLDKKRALKQLQNEADDTAIYTLLEASEKNEENKKILRKLITEEKRHYAFCQKITGESRTANLFKVIFYTILVKIFGTSFTLKFMESREEDAEQFYLGIVDEYPEARDIYDEEVNHENNLISMLKDTKLVNAGGIVLGMNDALVELTGTLSGIALAFSNTKSVGATGLIMGIAAALSMAGSAYLESKENPSDEIKPLIYSLYTGGSYIITTAFLILPFFIFSSGVYAVLSMFFFALVAIITYNFYISVAKELKFLPRVVEMCVITFGVAIISFGIGFLVKHYFGLDI; from the coding sequence ATGCTAGATAAAAAGCGTGCTTTAAAACAGCTACAAAACGAAGCAGATGATACCGCCATCTATACGTTACTCGAAGCTAGTGAAAAAAATGAAGAAAATAAAAAAATACTTCGTAAATTAATCACTGAGGAAAAACGACACTATGCTTTTTGCCAAAAGATAACAGGTGAGAGTAGAACTGCAAATTTATTCAAAGTTATCTTCTATACGATACTCGTTAAAATTTTTGGAACATCTTTTACTTTAAAATTTATGGAGTCACGTGAAGAAGACGCAGAGCAATTTTATCTTGGTATCGTTGATGAGTATCCTGAGGCTAGAGATATTTATGATGAAGAAGTAAATCATGAAAACAATTTAATCTCTATGCTAAAAGATACAAAGCTCGTAAATGCCGGCGGCATTGTTCTTGGTATGAATGACGCATTAGTTGAGTTAACTGGCACACTAAGTGGCATCGCTCTAGCTTTTTCAAATACAAAATCAGTTGGTGCAACGGGCCTTATCATGGGCATTGCAGCTGCACTTTCTATGGCAGGATCGGCCTATCTTGAGTCAAAAGAAAATCCAAGTGACGAGATCAAACCACTTATCTATTCGCTCTACACAGGTGGTTCTTACATCATAACAACGGCGTTTTTGATACTTCCATTTTTCATCTTTTCAAGTGGTGTTTACGCTGTCTTGTCGATGTTTTTCTTTGCGCTAGTTGCCATTATCACTTACAACTTTTACATAAGCGTGGCAAAAGAGCTTAAATTTTTACCAAGAGTGGTTGAAATGTGTGTGATAACTTTTGGTGTTGCGATCATTTCATTTGGCATTGGCTTTTTAGTCAAGCACTATTTTGGCTTAGATATTTAA
- a CDS encoding F0F1 ATP synthase subunit C: protein MKKIVFLILGLAAFAFGADGEMIRSYSVIAGGIGLGLAALGGAIGMGNTAAATISGTARNPGVGSKLMTTMFIALAMIEAQVIYALVITLIVLYANPMLG, encoded by the coding sequence ATGAAAAAGATCGTGTTTTTAATTCTTGGTCTTGCTGCATTCGCATTTGGCGCTGATGGCGAGATGATTAGATCATATTCAGTTATCGCTGGTGGTATTGGCCTTGGCCTTGCAGCTCTTGGTGGCGCTATTGGTATGGGCAATACAGCTGCTGCAACAATTAGTGGAACAGCTAGAAACCCAGGTGTTGGCAGCAAACTTATGACTACAATGTTTATCGCTCTTGCGATGATCGAAGCACAAGTTATCTACGCACTTGTTATTACACTTATCGTTCTTTACGCAAACCCAATGCTTGGCTAA
- a CDS encoding sodium-dependent transporter, with translation MINEKFSKIGFVLAMAGSAVGLGNAWKFPTMVGNNGGSAFIILYLLLTFAIAFVAFLAELSIGKLGESDVVSSIYKLAPKHKKIWSFSGFFMIGAILIASFYMVVIGWILKYIYLGFSPLLSNQEEAAQQFNTLLANDLTSAMLCFSLVFLMVFFAVSKGVKSGIEKLNIWMMPGLFILLVCILFYAISMGDGFVKAAKFLFVPNFSAITPDVVLQALGLAFFSLSMGVGVIPTYAANLPEQTNLIKSTLSIIFINILIGIMMGLVVFTFIFAYGADSTASGPGLIFISLVTLFAKLGIVGNVMAIAFFVSLLFAGVTSAVSMIEPFAYYLVRKFEISRKIALVYIGIFVYILGLFCIFSYYAQTANIFSIFGKPVFDALDFLTSNIMMPIGAIIFSFFVGYKLKKESLYLLFGEFMGKVFFEIWYFTLRYIVPIAICAIMIYQIAGK, from the coding sequence ATGATAAATGAAAAATTTTCAAAAATAGGCTTCGTTCTTGCTATGGCAGGATCGGCTGTTGGACTTGGTAATGCATGGAAATTTCCAACAATGGTAGGAAACAATGGCGGTTCAGCGTTTATAATTTTATATTTACTTCTCACGTTTGCTATCGCTTTTGTGGCGTTTTTAGCAGAGCTTAGCATTGGTAAGCTTGGTGAGAGTGACGTTGTAAGCTCCATTTATAAACTTGCTCCAAAACACAAAAAAATATGGTCTTTTTCAGGCTTTTTTATGATAGGAGCGATACTTATTGCTTCGTTTTATATGGTTGTCATTGGCTGGATATTAAAGTATATTTATCTTGGCTTTTCGCCACTTTTAAGCAATCAAGAAGAGGCAGCCCAGCAGTTTAATACACTTTTGGCAAATGATCTAACCAGTGCCATGCTTTGCTTTAGTCTAGTCTTTTTAATGGTATTTTTTGCTGTTTCAAAAGGTGTGAAAAGTGGCATTGAAAAGCTAAATATCTGGATGATGCCGGGCCTTTTTATACTTCTTGTTTGTATACTTTTTTATGCAATTAGTATGGGTGATGGCTTTGTTAAGGCGGCTAAATTTTTATTTGTACCAAATTTTAGCGCTATCACGCCAGATGTTGTTTTACAAGCTCTTGGACTCGCGTTCTTCTCGCTATCTATGGGTGTTGGCGTCATACCGACATACGCTGCAAATTTACCAGAGCAGACAAATCTTATAAAATCAACGCTTTCTATCATCTTTATAAACATATTAATAGGCATTATGATGGGACTTGTGGTCTTTACGTTTATATTTGCTTATGGAGCTGATAGCACGGCAAGTGGCCCAGGGCTTATTTTTATCTCACTTGTTACACTTTTTGCAAAGCTTGGGATAGTTGGCAATGTCATGGCCATCGCATTTTTTGTTTCACTTTTATTTGCTGGTGTTACAAGTGCTGTTTCGATGATTGAACCATTTGCTTATTATTTGGTTAGAAAATTTGAAATTTCACGCAAAATAGCTCTTGTTTATATTGGAATTTTTGTCTATATTTTAGGCCTTTTTTGTATTTTTTCATATTATGCGCAGACGGCTAATATTTTTAGTATTTTTGGCAAGCCAGTCTTTGATGCACTTGATTTTCTTACTTCAAATATCATGATGCCAATAGGTGCCATAATTTTTAGTTTTTTTGTTGGCTATAAACTTAAAAAAGAGAGCCTATATCTACTCTTTGGCGAATTTATGGGAAAAGTATTCTTTGAAATTTGGTACTTCACTCTAAGATATATCGTGCCAATTGCAATTTGTGCCATCATGATCTATCAAATAGCAGGTAAATGA